The Anopheles merus strain MAF chromosome 2L, AmerM5.1, whole genome shotgun sequence genome has a segment encoding these proteins:
- the LOC121592980 gene encoding ADP-dependent glucokinase — MFSLLSTATMLGAFTALFAIVFQAYLTSNELVRLTVILQHLRDLEVEYPVQGPRVAIGYGSCSDLHVRATDFLEYSDTIGQTLNASEYTFDDITNEEEFLLNFAYYFQRGAAAERFTANREMFMGLVQRAKKSSTVQHHWALGGNAPVIGTRMAIEGANVLLGAKMSAKLKTHLRPEVQLTGSLIEDDDIHLILEYNTGDSWGDLLSPRANRYILHNDHHNPYLSSLEEFNSALAGFEPHLFVVSGLQMMDNYLYPVGVREKLLERVRTQMQAQSRTATLIHFEMASFVELELLQLLLRTVLPYSDSIGMNEQELDNLQQVLETDRISLVADCNPRVAHSLDQARAVFRKLNEDFYRKQSGTGDGATRRPLSRIHLHTLAYQAFIVAKDSRWQYTKNAAAKASLTAHRHVCATTIVNPDAAYLQMDGSFAVSASPGARRIHFNNRDPVSCWEEMIELREAGRTIAVELCVAPVLICKNAKQTVGAGDNISGAGLVLQI; from the exons atGTTCTCGCTGCTCAGTACCGCCACGATGCTCGGTGCGTTTACCGCACTGTTTGCAATCGTGTTTCAAGCGTACCTTACCTCGAACGAGCTGGTACGGTTGACGGTGATACTGCAGCATTTGCGCGACCTGGAGGTGGAGTACCCGGTCCAAGGTCCACGGGTGGCCATCGGGTACGGATCTTGCAGTGATCTGCACGTGCGGGCTACGGATTTCCTCGAGTACAGTGACACCATTGGACAGACGCTCAATGCGAGCGAGTACACGTTTGACGATATCACGAACGAGGAAGAGTTTCTGCTCAACTTTGCCTACTACTTTCAGCGTGGTGCAGCTGCCGA GAGATTTACTGCTAACAGAGAAATGTTTATGGGGCTGGTACAGCGAGCGAAGAAATCGAGCACCGTCCAGCATCACTGGGCGCTGGGCGGCAACGCTCCCGTCATCGGGACACGCATGGCAATCGAAGGCGCTAACGTTCTTTTGGGCGCAAAGATGTCCGCCAA GCTCAAGACACACTTACGCCCCGAGGTGCAACTCACCGGCAGCCTTATCGAGGACGACGATATCCATCTGATACTGGAGTACAACACGGGCGACAGCTGGGGCGATCTCCTGTCACCCCGTGCCAACCGTTACATTCTACACAACGACCACCACAACCCGTACCTGAGCTCGCTGGAGGAATTCAACAGCGCGCTGGCCGGCTTCGAGCCACACCTGTTCGTCGTGAGCGGCCTGCAGATGATGGACAACTACCTGTACCCGGTGGGAGTGCGCGAGAAGCTGCTCGAACGAGTACGCACACAGATGCAGGCACAATCGCGCACCGCAACGCTCATACACTTCGAAATGGCCAGCTTCGTGGAGCTGGAGCTGTTGCAGCTGCTCCTACGCACCGTCCTCCCGTACAGCGACTCGATCGGCATGAACGAGCAGGAGCTGGACAATCTGCAGCAAGTGCTCGAAACGGACCGCATCAGCCTGGTGGCGGACTGTAATCCACGCGTCGCACACTCGCTCGACCAAGCACGGGCCGTTTTTCGCAAGCTAAACGAAGACTTCTATCGAAAGCAATCCGGCACGGGTGATGGTGCGACCCGGCGGCCCCTTTCCCGCATACATCTGCACACGCTCGCTTATCAGGCGTTCATCGTGGCGAAGGATAGCCGGTGGCAGTACACGAAGAATGCCGCCGCGAAGGCTTCGCTCACGGCGCACCGGCACGTGTGCGCCACCACGATCGTCAATCCGGACGCTGCGTATCTGCAGATGGACGGAAGCTTTGCCGTGTCGGCCAGTCCGGGCGCTAGGCGGATACACTTTAACAATCGCGATCCGGTTTCGTGCTGGGAGGAAATGATCGAGCTGCGCGAGGCCGGGCGCACGATTGCGGTGGAGCTATGCGTCGCACCGGTTTTGATATGCAAAAATGCGAAGCAAACGGTCGGTGCGGGTGATAACATTTCCGGGGCGGGACTGGTGCTGCAGATATAG
- the LOC121594219 gene encoding uncharacterized protein LOC121594219: protein MAQQGTPRTRAPLGELPIGTGHATVSVTSPPSTQTAATPQRSVLGPRPIHSPSANIPDSILTPTLSPEEMVIRQRGRRRRAVIWSPDHADRAMFPSPMKTPTKNVSTMMLRSSPRKRSLMQEFSDVPPSTSGGGYPSPSKRVPQSSSRMWMGDFLAGTSTKKVRLEETAMNRVNEDIPLDIILKGYSREQLIGIIGSMVAKNGQLEGAVRRELPLPDITPLDAELGRIRKNIFACVPNQKFFSRTDGHGFLRAATHLATFKQTVHSQAQNLYASRHWDALLDYVLMAWTHVRETPVYDNAKHNATRRYCFKLLAHHATSALKHGAVGLGTERIARFQQKLPCMVADWEEIGECSKCIDYITKGS, encoded by the coding sequence ATGGCTCAACAGGGTACACCGCGAACCCGGGCACCGTTGGGCGAGCTGCCGATAGGGACGGGACACGCTACCGTGTCCGTTACCTCCCCTCCGTCGACACAGACGGCAGCGACACCGCAGCGGAGCGTGCTCGGACCGCGGCCCATCCACAGCCCGAGTGCGAACATTCCGGACAGCATCCTGACGCCCACACTCTCGCCGGAGGAGATGGTCATCCGGCAGCGGGGAAGGCGCCGCCGAGCCGTCATATGGTCGCCGGATCACGCCGATCGAGCCATGTTTCCTTCGCCCATGAAAACGCCCACGAAAAACGTCTCCACGATGATGCTGCGCAGTTCGCCCCGGAAGCGCTCGCTGATGCAGGAATTTTCCGACGTGCCCCCCTCGACGAGTGGCGGCGGATACCCGTCACCCTCCAAAAGAGTGCCCCAAAGCTCGTCACGCATGTGGATGGGCGATTTTCTTGCCGGCACCAGCACGAAAAAGGTCCGGCTGGAGGAGACGGCCATGAACCGGGTGAACGAGGACATCCCGCTGGACATCATACTGAAGGGTTACAGCCGGGAACAGTTGATCGGCATCATCGGTTCGATGGTGGCAAAGAATGGGCAGCTAGAGGGTGCGGTACGGCGCGAATTACCACTGCCGGATATTACCCCGCTGGATGCGGAGCTCGGTCGCATCCGGAAGAACATCTTTGCCTGCGTGCCGAACCAGAAGTTTTTCAGTCGAACCGATGGGCACGGGTTTCTGCGAGCCGCTACCCATCTGGCCACGTTCAAGCAGACGGTCCACAGCCAGGCGCAGAATCTGTACGCATCGCGGCACTGGGACGCGCTGCTGGATTACGTGCTGATGGCGTGGACGCACGTGCGCGAAACGCCGGTGTACGATAATGCGAAACACAACGCTACCCGGCGGTACTGCTTTAAGCTGCTGGCCCACCATGCGACCAGTGCGCTGAAGCACGGCGCAGTGGGGCTGGGTACGGAGCGGATCGCCCGGTTTCAGCAGAAGCTGCCCTGCATGGTGGCGGACTGGGAGGAAATTGGTGAATGCAGCAAGTGCATTGATTACATTACGAAAGGATCTTAA
- the LOC121592629 gene encoding HMG box-containing protein 4 has protein sequence MESNKTHNDQEVTGVSRSGRVCKKPSKLMDFQSPDDIEAKLKKLPVSHRQSAKLSSSQDDLLSPQEDGHTESDEHEDSHSNGSSGSETYSSDEDAMDIEEVYTGLNDGDRSEGELVIDAGSKKRPTKKKADKSKRQSNKSPKAGGRSSAAKRRKPNKRTKTNSFSQSRTRKDKAVPTKPVGCMPTDVAAHLSLLGDSLTIIGERLKEHEGQITVSGSLSVLLDSLICSLGPLMCLTLQIPGMERNSDHLRELFRNTLDNIAYVMPGL, from the exons ATGGAAAGCAATAAAACGCACA ACGACCAGGAGGTGACGGGCGTGTCCCGGAGTGGTCGCGTCTGCAAGAAACCCTCCAAGCTGATGGACTTCCAGTCGCCGGATGATATTGAAGCGAAGCTGAAGAAACTGCCCGTCTCGCATCGACAATCGGCCAAGCTGTCCTCCTCGCAG GATGATTTGCTTTCCCCACAGGAAGATGGGCACACGGAATCGGACGAGCACGAGGACTCGCATTCGAACGGATCGAGTGGAAGCGAAACGTACAGCAGCGATGAGGACGCAATGGACATTGAGGAAGTGTACACTGGGCTGAACGATGGTGATCGGAGCGAGGGTGAGCTGGTGATTGATGCTGGCTCGAAGAAAAGG CCAACGAAGAAAAAGGCCGATAAAAGCAAACGCCAAAGCAACAAGAGCCCTAAAGCAGGTGGCAGAAGCTCGGCAGCGAAGCGCAGGAAACCGAACAAACGCACCAAAACGAACTCATTCTCACAGAGCAGGACAAGGAAGGATAAAGCGGTTCCGACTAAACCGGTCGGATGCATGCCAACGGATGTGGCTGCGCATCTCAGCCTGCTGGGAGACAGCCTAACGATTATTGGAGAACGACTAAAAGAGCATGAA GGACAAATTACCGTTTCCGGCAGCTTATCCGTTCTGTTGGACAGTTTAATCTGCTCGCTTGGTCCACTGATGTGTCTGACACTGCAAATACCCGGGATGGAGCGGAACTCGGATCATCTGCGGGAGCTGTTTAGAAACACGCTGGATAACATTGCCTACGTAATGCCCGGATTGTAG
- the LOC121593559 gene encoding UBX domain-containing protein 6, with product MAPSKIKNFFLRKKAEAKLKLGVAGPGRKLNSDAPPPPSSKASSSKQKDAYVPPKRNELSAEAKAAANAALARFEGKDKKEFNTSLAAIRAQVRKELEAEKKAKEGGGPTGAEQEGSAEDGTAQEARKDYAVQGVFFRCPMIGDEILPYKEWKGRIKEFLYEQLAADRGLTACLIIYNCNPKDKAEVCIETLSKCIENIINNPTEEKYKKIRMTNRMFCDKIKVCEGSLDFLHAAGFAEIELDGEPHLIWSEDNIDPECSLEVLLEALKAAEPIPVELDRNLQVLLPSQVKRSNLPPDFFRISPEEIKREQQLRTEALEQAQILKTKAMREKEELRTINRYKFSLIRVRFPNGVYLQGTFNVYEKFGQVCEFVQSCLMHESADFALVSPGGLKYDDPDDLDRSLYDLRLVPTVVFNFCYENESKTLTDFLKEELMLLIQSF from the coding sequence ATGGCCCCGAGCAAGATAAAGAACTTTTTCCTGCGCAAGAAAGCGGAAGCGAAGCTGAAGCTCGGTGTTGCCGGCCCGGGCCGGAAGCTCAACTCcgacgcaccaccaccaccatcctcgAAAGCAAGCTCCTCGAAGCAGAAGGACGCGTACGTTCCGCCGAAGCGTAACGAGCTGTCGGCGGAAGCGAAGGCGGCCGCCAACGCCGCGCTGGCCCGCTTCGAGGGGAAAGACAAGAAAGAGTTCAACACGTCGCTAGCGGCAATTCGGGCGCAGGTGCGCAAAGAGCTCGAGGCGGAAAAGAAAGCCAAAGAGGGGGGCGGTCCCACAGGGGCCGAGCAGGAAGGGTCCGCGGAGGACGGCACCGCCCAGGAGGCACGCAAGGATTACGCGGTGCAGGGCGTGTTCTTCCGCTGCCCAATGATCGGGGACGAGATTCTCCCGTACAAGGAGTGGAAGGGCAGAATAAAGGAGTTTCTGTACGAGCAGCTGGCGGCCGACCGGGGCCTCACCGCCTGTCTCATCATCTACAACTGCAATCCCAAAGACAAGGCGGAGGTGTGCATCGAAACGCTGTCGAAATGCATCGaaaacatcatcaacaaccCGACGGAGGAGAAGTACAAGAAGATCCGCATGACGAACCGGATGTTCTGCGACAAGATCAAGGTGTGCGAGGGTTCGCTCGACTTTCTGCACGCGGCCGGCTTCGCCGAGATCGAGCTGGACGGCGAGCCGCACCTGATCTGGTCGGAGGACAACATCGATCCGGAGTGTTCGCTGGAGGTGCTGCTGGAGGCGCTGAAAGCGGCCGAACCGATTCCGGTCGAGCTGGACCGCAATCTGCAGGTGCTCCTGCCGTCGCAGGTGAAGCGCAGCAACTTGCCGCCGGATTTTTTCCGCATCTCGCCGGAAGAGATCAAGCGCGAGCAGCAGCTGCGCACGGAGGCGCTCGAGCAGGCGCAAATCCTTAAAACGAAAGCGATGCGCGAAAAGGAGGAGCTGCGCACGATCAATCGGTACAAGTTTTCGCTGATCCGTGTGCGGTTCCCGAACGGGGTGTACCTGCAGGGGACGTTCAACGTGTACGAGAAGTTTGGCCAGGTGTGCGAGTTTGTGCAGTCGTGCCTGATGCACGAGTCGGCCGATTTTGCGCTCGTATCGCCCGGCGGGCTGAAGTACGACGATCCGGACGATCTGGACCGGTCGCTGTACGATCTGCGGCTGGTGCCGACGGTGGTGTTTAACTTTTGCTACGAAAATGAGTCGAAGACCTTGACCGATTTCCTGAAGGAGGAGCTGATGCTACTGATTCAATCGTTTTAA
- the LOC121593560 gene encoding uncharacterized protein LOC121593560, whose product MFFDALTSLNITQVLSDYLLIVSNSVRRQFTPASSSLPGAAAPPSSPPSPPPAAVPGYEAGGESVADGAGGPYELNLLTAGWCFLCETLQLARVALGGGARWLDFTDFQLFLLQIFASLLLSLLVLIALSWRKYGNRITNRFIRPSTAKEIEELKLSVARLNLPKEHTPRI is encoded by the exons ATGTTTTTCGATGCACTTACGTCGCTGAACATTACCCAGGTGCTGTCGGACTATCTGCTGATTGTGAGCAACTCCGTGCGCAGGCAGTTCACGCCAGCATCGTCGTCCTTGCCAGGTGCGGCGgctccaccatcatcaccaccatccccACCGCCAGCAGCTGTCCCCGGGTACGAAGCGGGAGGTGAAAGTGTTGCTGACGGTGCGGGCGGCCCGTACGAGCTGAATCTGCTGACCGCGGGCTGGTGCTTCCTGTGCGAAACGCTGCAGCTGGCCAGGGTTGCGCTCGGCGGCGGTGCCCGGTGGCTCGATTTTACCGATTTCCAGCTGTTTTTGCTGCAGATTTTCGCGTCcctgctgctgtcgctgctggtgctgatcGCGCTATCCTGGCGAAAGTACGGCAACCGCATAACGAACCGCTTCATTCGCCCGA GCACTGCTAAGGAGATCGAGGAGCTGAAACTCTCCGTGGCCCGGCTGAACCTGCCGAAGGAGCACACGCCGCGGATCTAA
- the LOC121591841 gene encoding ribonuclease kappa: protein MPICGPKLSLCGLIISVWGIIQLLLMGVFYYINSVALIEDLPLEEHYPTPQEFYAAADVAYSQNAYNCWIAACIYVLTLVISVQQFHANSRSTVA, encoded by the exons ATGCCGATCTGTGGACCGAAACTTTCCCTGTGCGGGTTGATTATCTCCGTCTGGGGCATAATCCAGCTG CTGCTGATGGGAGTGTTCTACTACATCAACAGTGTCGCGCTGATCGAAGATCTGCCGCTGGAGGAGCACTATCCAACACCGCAGGAGTTTTATGCGGCCGCTGACGTCGCGTACAGTCAG AACGCATACAACTGCTGGATTGCTGCCTGCATCTACGTGCTAACTCTGGTCATCTCCGTCCAGCAGTTCCACGCGAACAGCCGCTCGACGGTCGCCTAA
- the LOC121591839 gene encoding structural maintenance of chromosomes protein 3: MHIKQVIIQGFKSYREQTVVEPFDKRHNVVVGRNGSGKSNFFYAIQFVLSDEFTHLRPEQRQALLHEGTGPRAMSAYVEIIFDNSDNRVPIDKEEIYLRRVIGAKKDQYFLNKKVVPRSEVVNLLESAGFSNSNPYYIVKQGKINQMATAPDSHRLKLLREVAGTRVYDERKEESMNLLRESEGKLEKISEYLRTIEDRLKTLEEEKEELSEYQKWDKARRTLEYVIYETELKETRKQLEELDGQRKSSGDKQLLLTQEIQKAQDRLKNAQKALKDAKKDVVTAKDEKSVLATEHQQLLREKTKLDLTISDLSDEVQGDNKSKERAEQELERLKITIAEKEKELEQVRPRYEAMRRKEEECSRELNLKEQKRKELYAKQGRGSQFSSKEERDKWIQGELKSLNKQIKDKISHQNKLQDDLKKDIAKQSELEKKIQEHTESFEQLRVQIDEHNKNFYELKKKKDHYQSLRNDIWKKETAVTQTLSGYKEELARADQALRSMAGKPILNGRDSVRKVLESFQQRGREYAEIANAYYGPVIENFNCDKSIYTAVEVTAGNRLFHHIVESDRVGTQILKEMNKQKLPGEVTFMPLNRLQVKIHDYPEDPDSIPMISKLKYEEQYDKALRYIFGKTLICRNLERATELAKSTGLDCVTLEGDQVSSKGSLTGGYFNTSRSRLEMQKKRSEYSQLIQEHEKELADFRAELKQTEANINSIVSEMQKTETKQGKSKDAFEKIQADIRLMKDELSRIERFRSPKERSLAQCKANLEAMTSTKEGLENELHQELMSQLSVQDQHEVDSLNDEIRRLNQENKEAFTSRMSLEVTKNKLENLLTNNLFRRKDELVQALQEISVEDRKRQLTNCRNEVVATEKRIKKVLTDTEEVDRKLSEALKQQKTLQKELESWIQKEKEAQEKLEEDGKRMEKWATKENMLRQKIDECTEKIAGLGALPNVDASYQKMSLKSLFKELEKANQHLKKYNHVNKKALDQFLSFSEQKEKLYKRKAELDVGKDKICELMQLLEARKVEAIQFTFRQVAANFSEVFKKLVPQGNGHLILRTTNDQEGNDMEREVETSDEFTGIGIRVSFTQVDAEMREMNQLSGGQKSLVALALIFAIQKCDPAPFYLFDEIDQALDAQHRSAVADMIHEQSDRAQFITTTFRPELMEKAHKFYGVRFRNKVSHVDCVTKEVARDFVDDDTTHG, from the exons ATGCATATAAAACAG GTAATCATCCAGGGCTTCAAAAGCTACCGGGAGCAAACTGTGGTGGAACCGTTCGACAAACGGCACAACGTGGTGGTCGGCCGAAACGGTTCCGGCAAGAGCAACTTCTTCTACGCCATCCAGTTCGTGCTGAGCGACGAGTTTACGCATCTGCGGCCCGAGCAGCGGCAGGCGCTGCTGCACGAGGGAACGGGTCCGCGGGCCATGTCCGCGTACGTGGAAATCATCTTCGACAACTCGGACAACCGCGTCCCGATCGACAAGGAGGAAATCTACCTGCGGCGTGTGATCGGCGCGAAGAAGGACCAGTACTTCCTCAACAAAAAGGTCGTGCCCCGGTCGGAGGTGGTCAATCTGCTCGAGTCGGCCGGCTTCTCCAACTCCAACCCGTACTACATCGTGAAGCAGGGCAAGATCAACCAGATGGCGACCGCGCCGGACTCGCACCGGCTGAAGCTGCTGCGCGAGGTGGCCGGCACGCGCGTGTACGACGAGCGGAAGGAGGAGTCGATGAATCTGCTGCGCGAGAGCGAGGGCAAGCTGGAGAAGATTTCCGAGTATCTGCGCACGATCGAGGACCGGCTGAAGACgctggaggaggagaaggaggagctgTCCGAGTATCAGAAGTGGGACAAGGCGCGCCGCACGCTCGAGTACGTGATCTACGAGACGGAGCTGAAGGAGACGCGCAAGCAGCTGGAGGAGCTGGACGGGCAGCGCAAATCGTCCGGCGacaagcagctgctgctgacgcAGGAGATACAGAAGGCGCAGGACCGGCTGAAGAACGCGCAGAAAGCGCTGAAGGACGCCAAGAAGGACGTGGTGACGGCGAAGGACGAGAAGTCGGTGCTAGCGACGGAGCACCAGCAACTGCTGCGCGAGAAGACGAAGCTGGATCTGACGATCTCCGACCTGTCGGATGAGGTGCAGGGCGACAACAAGTCGAAGGAGCGGGCGGAGCAGGAGCTGGAGCGGCTCAAGATCACGATCgcggagaaggagaaggagctGGAGCAGGTGCGGCCCCGCTACGAGGCGATGCGGCGGAAGGAGGAGGAGTGTTCGCGCGAGCTCAATCTGAAGGAGCAGAAGCGCAAGGAGCTGTACGCGAAGCAGGGGCGTGGGTCGCAGTTCTCGTCGAAGGAGGAGCGCGATAAGTGGATCCAGGGCGAGCTGAAGTCGCTGAACAAGCAGATCAAGGACAAAATTTCGCACCAGAACAAGCTGCAGGACGACCTGAAGAAGGACATTGCGAAGCAGAGCGAGCTGGAGAAGAAGATCCAGGAGCACACGGAATCGTTCGAGCAGCTGCGCGTCCAGATCGACGAGCACAATAAGAACTTTTAcgagctgaagaagaagaaggaccaCTACCAGAGTCTCCGGAACGATATCTGGAAGAAGGAGACGGCGGTGACGCAAACGCTGTCCGGGTACAAGGAGGAGCTGGCGCGGGCCGACCAGGCGCTTCGCTCGATGGCGGGCAAACCGATCCTGAATGGGCGCGATTCGGTGCGCAAGGTGCTGGAGAGCTTCCAGCAGCGGGGCCGCGAGTATGCGGAAATTGCCAACGCGTACTATGGGCCGGTGATCGAGAACTTTAACTGCGACAAGTCGATCTACACCGCGGTGGAGGTGACGGCGGGCAATCGGCTGTTCCACCACATCGTCGAGTCGGACCGCGTCGGTACGCAGATACTGAAGGAGATGAACAAGCAGAAGCTGCCGGGCGAGGTGACGTTCATGCCGCTGAACCGGCTGCAGGTGAAGATCCACGACTATCCGGAAGATCCCGACTCGATACCGATGATTTCGAAGCTCAAGTACGAGGAGCAGTACGATAAGGCGCTGCGGTACATCTTCGGCAAGACGCTGATTTGTCGTAATTTGGAGCGGGCGACCGAGCTGGCCAAAAGCACCGGCCTGGACTGTGTCACGCTCGAGGGTGATCAGGTGTCGTCGAAGGGTTCGCTGACCGGCGGGTACTTTAACACGTCCCGGTCGCGGCTGGAGATGCAGAAGAAGCGCTCCGAGTACAGCCAGCTGATACAGGAGCACGAGAAGGAGCTGGCCGACTTTCGGGCCGAGCTGAAGCAGACCGAGGCCAACATCAACTCGATCGTGTCGGAGATGCAAAAGACGGAAACGAAGCAGGGCAAATCGAAGGACGCGTTCGAGAAGATACAGGCCGACATCCGGCTGATGAAGGACGAGCTGTCGCGCATCGAGCGCTTCCGCAGCCCGAAGGAGCGGTCGCTGGCGCAGTGCAAGGCGAACCTGGAGGCGATGACGAGCACGAAGGAGGGGCTGGAGAACGAGCTGCACCAGGAGCTGATGTCGCAGCTGTCGGTGCAGGACCAGCACGAGGTGGACTCGCTGAACGACGAGATCCGGCGGCTGAACCAGGAGAACAAGGAAGCGTTCACGTCGCGCATGAGCCTGGAGGTGACGAAGAACAAGCTGGAGAATCTGCTCACGAACAATCTGTTCCGGCGCAAGGACGAGCTGGTGCAGGCGCTGCAGGAAATCTCGGTGGAGGACCGGAAGCGACAGCTGACGAACTGCCGGAACGAGGTGGTCGCGACGGAGAAGCGCATCAAGAAGGTGCTGACCGACACGGAGGAGGTCGACCGGAAGCTGAGCGAAGCGCTCAAGCAGCAGAAGACGCTCCAGAAGGAGCTGGAATCGTGGATCCAGAAGGAGAAGGAAGCGCAGGAAAAGCTGGAAGAGGACGGCAAGCGGATGGAGAAGTGGGCGACGAAGGAGAACATGCTGCGCCAGAAGATCGACGAGTGCACGGAGAAGATCGCGGGGCTGGGCGCGCTGCCGAACGTGGACGCGAGCTACCAGAAGATGTCGCTCAAGTCGCTGTTCAAGGAGCTGGAAAAGGCCAATCAGCATCTGAAGAAGTACAACCACGTGAACAAGAAGGCGCTCGACCAGTTCCTGAGCTTCAGCGAGCAGAAGGAAAAGCTGTACAAGCGCAAGGCCGAGCTGGACGTGGGCAAGGACAAGATCTGCGAGCTGATGCAGCTGCTCGAGGCGCGCAAGGTGGAAGCGATCCAGTTCACCTTCCGGCAGGTGGCGGCCAACTTTTCCGAGGTGTTCAAGAAGCTGGTACCGCAGGGCAACGGGCATTTGATACTGCGCACCACGAACGATCAGGAGGGCAACGATATGGAGCGGGAGGTGGAAACGTCGGACGAGTTTACCGGCATTGGGATACGCGTGTCGTTCACGCAGGTCGATGCGGAGATGCGCGAGATGAATCAGCTGTCCGGGGGGCAGAAATCGTTGGTTGCGCTGGCGCTGATCTTCGCCATCCAGAAGTGCGATCCGGCACCGTTCTATCTGTTCGACGAGATCGATCAGGCGCTGGACGCGCAGCATCGCAGTGCCGTGGCGGACATGATACACGAGCAGAGCGACCGGGCCCAGTTCATTACGACCACGTTCCGGCCGGAGCTGATGGAGAAGGCGCACAAGTTTTACGGTGTGCGGTTCCGGAACAAGGTGAGTCACGTGGACTGCGTCACCAAGGAGGTGGCACGTGACTTTGTCGACGATGATACGACGCACGGTTAA
- the LOC121591840 gene encoding DNA primase large subunit gives MINSRQNYLNAKRFSADLALEHIIPHNVCFYLIPPIVDLTIDEFEKLALERLKMLRLLEQVTAKNPKVSSEAWREAVLAEVNHEGLRTYAKLARGNLNDDASKAARRRDYLSHFILRFAYCRSEELRRWFVAREMELFRLKFGALSMRDVKDFLEVYELDYKPLSDEEKLDISEHLCASTYNHTRLKMESTDFYAVHFTEVLNLVRDRKCFLKAGVAYITPEHFTHVIGKKHQQLIEDGLKGHLRLLPTLEIDERFAMLLKSIHTSYTGKNYTVAKTGSVPVESLDQLSKKSFSLCMRNVHDTLRATHHLKHVGRMQYTLFLKAIGVTMEDALRFWREELTRGKVPIEKFEKEYAYAIRHNYGKEGSRINYSPFSCMKVITTPIGPGETHGCPFKNLDSSTLKMKLTGYGLSAIDADEVAGYAAKGHYQIACGKYFEVVHETKLEEGINHPNQYFELSQLTMEGKERPRQGHAAAAAANQSARWNSQPNSQSTQDGGMVGDSSTLNGADDDLELWEIMESKEKETDADGTMLAVPVAESLSKKVSPKTTKAAQEWEDDDFDMLEFNE, from the coding sequence ATGATCAACTCCAGGCAGAACTATCTGAACGCGAAGCGCTTTTCGGCGGATCTGGCGCTGGAGCACATCATCCCGCACAACGTGTGCTTCTACCTGATACCACCGATCGTGGACCTGACGATCGACGAGTTCGAGAAGCTGGCCCTGGAACGTCTCAAGATGCTCCGGCTGCTCGAGCAGGTGACTGCCAAAAACCCGAAAGTGTCCTCGGAAGCGTGGCGCGAGGCAGTCCTGGCGGAGGTCAATCACGAGGGGCTGCGAACGTACGCCAAGCTGGCGCGCGGCAACCTGAACGACGATGCAAGCAAGGCGGCCCGTCGTCGAGACTATCTGTCCCACTTCATCCTCAGGTTCGCTTACTGCCGGTCGGAGGAGCTGCGGCGCTGGTTCGTGGCGCGCGAGATGGAACTGTTCCGGCTCAAGTTCGGCGCGCTGTCGATGCGCGACGTGAAGGACTTTCTCGAGGTGTACGAGCTCGACTACAAGCCGCTGTCGGACGAGGAAAAGCTGGACATTTCCGAGCATCTGTGCGCGAGCACGTACAACCACACGCGGCTGAAGATGGAATCGACCGACTTCTACGCGGTTCACTTTACCGAGGTGCTGAACCTGGTGCGCGATCGCAAATGCTTCCTCAAGGCGGGTGTCGCGTACATCACGCCCGAGCACTTCACGCACGTGATCGGCAAGAAGCACCAGCAGCTGATCGAGGACGGGCTGAAAGGTCATCTGCGTCTGCTGCCGACGCTGGAAATCGACGAGCGGTTCGCGATGCTGCTGAAATCGATCCACACGTCGTACACGGGCAAAAACTACACGGTGGCCAAGACGGGCAGCGTACCGGTGGAAAGTCTCGACCAGCTGTCGAAGAAATCGTTCTCGCTGTGCATGCGCAACGTGCACGATACGCTGCGCGCGACGCACCACCTGAAGCACGTGGGCCGCATGCAGTACACGCTGTTCCTGAAGGCGATCGGCGTCACGATGGAGGATGCGTTGCGCTTCTGGCGCGAGGAGCTGACCCGCGGCAAGGTGCCGATCGAGAAGTTCGAGAAGGAGTACGCGTACGCGATCCGGCACAATTACGGCAAGGAGGGTTCGCGCATCAACTACTCGCCGTTTTCCTGCATGAAGGTGATCACGACACCGATCGGGCCGGGGGAAACGCACGGCTGCCCGTTTAAGAATCTCGATTCCAGCACGCTCAAGATGAAGCTGACCGGCTACGGGCTGAGTGCGATCGATGCGGACGAGGTGGCCGGGTATGCGGCGAAGGGCCACTATCAGATCGCGTGCGGGAAGTACTTTGAGGTGGTGCACGAAACGAAGCTCGAGGAGGGCATTAACCACCCGAACCAGTACTTCGAGCTGAGCCAGCTGACGATGGAAGGGAAGGAGCGGCCACGGCAGGGGcatgcggcggcggcggccgcaaACCAGTCGGCCCGCTGGAACAGCCAGCCGAACAGCCAATCGACGCAGGACGGTGGCATGGTGGGCGATTCCAGCACGCTGAACGGGGCGGACGATGACCTGGAGCTGTGGGAAATCATGGAATCGAAGGAGAAGGAAACGGATGCGGATGGTACGATGCTTGCGGTACCGGTTGCGGAGAGTTTGAGCAAGAAAGTCAGCCCAAAGACAACGAAAGCGGCGCAGGAATGGGAGGACGATGATTTTGATATGCTGGAATTTAACGAGTAA